In Cutaneotrichosporon cavernicola HIS019 DNA, chromosome: 1, one DNA window encodes the following:
- a CDS encoding uncharacterized protein (calcineurin temperature suppressor Cts1), with translation MEPKVLGTLVVVVGAAKNLPNKSRFGKQDPFCTVQIGNIKRRTQAIKRGGQHPEWDEELRFPIHEDVDDMMAATTSKPLPGEPGVVTPQSMASKSRKPGPKKGGKVMKVAVWADDIKEPELIGEVTVSFDDVLVRGEVDDWWTLQSKDGKDKYCGEVYMEHTFYSNASPPRKNPPPKREQNPIRPPGRPGLQPSSSVIGMNLYIPPYQAQPAQAHQTPPQRPRLSQGYPNHAPQQTPPHAQSHPPHRPVPNTSASNSFAELGLPPQPPQLPGTGGRPRPVTANSLAPQMGSMSLGPSHQQRPGAQTHQVATIGHGRTQSNSGSQPPPPPPLPQQPPQQPLESGGGAAAPWAALMPPGQQQQAPSHPRPVSSNDIGPYHSNNGRVSTLPPRPHSSQQQPQVSQPLPVPSHVRTGSLSHNLGPPVAYNNNFQPLPEPPRTTSPAPFGPAPFGPAYQNTLPTGQPGSFSQPLPTPPLPPQPGGYQHHHQQQPYIPAQPPGQQATWSQQISQQGYQHGAPPQHFAAQPAAPSGPNTPQVPGAYPNGGYGSPPQHHQPMPPHRNSLPGTSPATSTTTGPYVPWHMQTPAVQGGPAGVPAPPAPPARPATGYYPSDELYAAPQQHQQPPVVQHQQSLLQQPLPPAHQPPPPSLPQVPQPPPPQNYEYASPPPQQRPMSAFIPPPQQQPQSNFHPNAPPRVPSPIGYAPVPPPRMPSPLPPTAPPTNSPPQTNSDWRSYLNGLGNVDGGPPQTAPQAGDWYPPASGSSNTMQHAQAQTGYTPQRW, from the exons ATGGAGCCCAAGGTTCTCGgcaccctcgtcgtcgtagtCGGCGCTGCG aaaAACCTACCTAACAAGAGTCGCTTTGGCAAACAGGACCCATTCTGCACCGTGCAGATCGGTAACATCAAGCGCAGAACGCAGGCCATCAAGCG TGGTGGACAACATCCGGAATGGGACGAGGAACTCCGCTTTCCCATCCAcgaggatgtcgacgaTATGATGGCCGCTACAACGTCCAAGCCCCTGCCTGGCGAACCTGGCGTTGTGACCCCGCAGAGCATGGCGTCCAAGTCGCGCAAGCCGGGACCGAAGAAGGGCGGGAAAGTGATGAAGGTCGCTGTCTGGGCCGACGACATCAAGGAACCCGAGCTCATCGGCGAGGTCACCGTCAGCTtcgacgacgtgctggtcaggggcgaggtggacg ACTGGTGGACACTGCAGtccaaggacggcaaggacaagtaCTGCGGCGAGGTGTACATGGAGCACACCTTCTACTCCAAT GCTTCTCCTCCGAGGAAGAACCCTCCTCCTAAACGCGAGCAGAACCCCATCCGACCGCCCGGACGGCCAGGTCTCCAGCCAAGCTCGTCAGTCATAGGCATGAATCTCTACATCCCGCCTTACCAGGCGCAGCCGGCTCAGGCCCACCAGACCCCACCCCAGAGGCCACGGCTGTCGCAGGGATACCCGAACCACGCACCTCAACAGACTCCACCGCACGCTCAGTCGCACCCTCCGCACAGGCCAGTGCCCAACACATCCGCTTCCAACAGCttcgccgagctcggcctgcctcctcagcctcctcagcTGCCTGGCACGGGCGGCCGACCCCGGCCCGTGACGGCCAACTCGCTTGCTCCGCAGATGGGGTCTATGTCCTTAGGCCCCTCCCACCAGCAGCGCCCAGGAGCCCAAACGCACCAGGTAGCCACGATCGGACACGGGAGGACCCAGTCGAACAGCGGGTCGcaacctccgcctccgccgccactTCCCCAGCAGCCACCGCAGCAACCGTTGGAgagtggtggcggcgcggcggcccCGTGGGCTGCGCTTATGCCGCCgggccagcagcagcaggctCCTTCCCATCCTCGACCCGTGAGCTCGAACGATATTGGCCCATATCATTCCAACAACGGACGCGTGTCAACTCTTCCTCCGCGTCCGCACTCATCGCAGCAACAGCCGCAAGTGTCGCAGCCGCTACCGGTACCTAGCCATGTGCGTACGGGATCGCTGTCGCACAACCTTGGGCCCCCGGTCGCGTACAACAATAATTTCCAGCCGCTGCCTGAGCCCCccaggacgacgagtccTGCGCCGTTCGGTCCTGCGCCGTTCGGTCCTGCGTATCAAAACACACTGCCGACCGGCCAGCCGGGTTCATTCTCGCAGCCTCTTCCTACACCACCCCTACCTCCTCAGCCTGGTGGCTAccagcaccaccaccagcagcagccttATATCCCTGCGCAGCCGCCGGGCCAACAGGCCACATGGTCACAGCAAATTTCGCAGCAGGGCTACCAGCATGGTGCCCCTCCGCAGCATTTTGCGGCGCAGCCAGCTGCGCCCTCGGGTCCGAACACGCCCCAGGTGCCAGGCGCGTACCCGAACGGAGGATACGGTTCCCCACCACAGCACCACCAGCCGATGCCGCCGCACCGCAACTCTCTGCCTGGCacgtcgccggcgacgagcacgaccaCGGGCCCGTATGTGCCGTGGCACATGCAGACGCCCGCAGTGCAGGGAGGCCCTGCCGGAGTGCCCgctcctcccgctcctcctgcCCGGCCAGCCACCGGGTATTATCCGTCGGATGAGCTCTACGCCGCGCCGCAACAGCATCAGCAGCCCCCGGTAGTCCAGCACCAGCAGTCCCTCCTTCAGCAACCTCTGCCGCCTGCccaccagccgccgccgccgagcctTCCTCAGGTGCCacagcctcctcccccccaGAACTACGAATACGCGTCGCCCCCTCCCCAGCAGCGGCCCATGTCAGCGTTCATCCCGCCgcctcagcagcagccACAGTCCAACTTCCACCCCAATGCGCCACCCAGAGTCCCCTCGCCCATCGGCTACGCGCCTgtgccaccgccgcgcaTGCCTTCCCCACTCCCGCCCACGGCGCCGCCCACCaactcgccgccgcagacCAACTCGGACTGGCGCTCGTACCTCAACGGTCTTGGCAACGTAGACGGAGGCCCTCCTCAGACTGCACCCCAGGCTGGCGACTGGTACCCGCCGGCGTCGGGATCGTCGAACACGATGCAGCACGCGCAGGCACAGACGGGGTACACGCCTCAGCGGTGGTAG